A window of the Actinobacillus genomosp. 1 genome harbors these coding sequences:
- a CDS encoding DUF5368 family protein, translating into MNSLELTMLISVVQEMLAWAFYPLLILAVILTLALVILLVKEKGFHLKRLVQAEVVGFIGGFIGVFVLFWLTQSGLSDIGAPIDAFALLGTYAVNFVGFAVLYYTVKGWLFKHTE; encoded by the coding sequence ATGAATAGTTTAGAACTGACGATGCTGATTTCCGTCGTACAAGAAATGTTGGCATGGGCATTTTACCCGTTATTAATTTTAGCTGTGATATTAACGCTTGCTTTAGTCATCTTACTCGTTAAAGAGAAAGGATTTCATCTCAAACGTTTAGTCCAAGCGGAAGTCGTCGGCTTTATCGGCGGATTTATCGGTGTGTTTGTCCTGTTTTGGCTGACTCAATCAGGCTTATCCGATATCGGCGCGCCTATCGATGCCTTTGCGTTACTCGGTACTTATGCGGTGAACTTCGTTGGTTTTGCCGTATTGTACTATACCGTTAAAGGTTGGTTGTTTAAACACACAGAATAG
- a CDS encoding NAD(P)/FAD-dependent oxidoreductase has protein sequence MSDKIQHFDLTRRLFLQSSALGLTATASGLLLPKSVQAEPKVSAAIKIVIAGGGAAGLATASRLAERLDEKAEIIVIEPNKSHIYQPGFTLIAAGLKPADYSVSETASYLPSQVKWIEAKVEEFNPDANQVRLSNGENLNYDYLFVTTGLKLDYDAIEGMDTKLIGTNGLGSIYHSPVGAEKTWKLLDEFSRKGGNAVLLRPNTEMKCSGAPLKYTFIVRDYLHRRGTLSKSHISYNSNNGSFFSVPIVSEKVRMMFEERDIHYHYHRILKAIDPVKRIATFESKDEGKVELPYDFINVIPPQVAPDAVRNSPLAWQTGPWKNEGWMEVSKSTLRHVRYPNVFGVGDIAGVPKGKTAASVKWQVPVAVDHLICELQGKESKQIYNGYTSCPLITEVGRAMLVEFDYNNNLQPSFPGIIHPLEDSWTSWLLETIGLKPTYLSMLRGKA, from the coding sequence ATGTCTGATAAAATCCAACATTTTGATCTTACCCGTCGTTTATTCTTACAAAGTAGTGCATTAGGCTTAACTGCGACAGCAAGCGGTCTATTATTGCCTAAATCCGTACAAGCCGAACCTAAAGTGTCCGCCGCAATAAAAATTGTTATTGCCGGCGGCGGTGCTGCAGGGCTTGCCACCGCATCCCGTTTAGCCGAACGTTTGGATGAAAAAGCCGAAATTATTGTTATCGAGCCGAATAAAAGTCATATCTACCAACCGGGTTTTACCCTAATTGCCGCCGGTTTAAAACCGGCCGATTATTCAGTATCCGAGACAGCCAGCTATCTTCCGTCTCAAGTGAAATGGATTGAAGCCAAAGTCGAAGAATTTAATCCGGATGCCAATCAAGTACGATTATCTAACGGCGAAAATTTAAATTACGACTATCTGTTCGTAACGACCGGACTAAAACTGGATTATGACGCTATTGAAGGAATGGATACCAAGTTAATCGGTACTAACGGTCTGGGTAGTATCTACCATAGTCCTGTCGGTGCGGAAAAAACTTGGAAATTACTTGATGAGTTTAGTCGTAAAGGCGGAAATGCCGTATTACTCCGTCCGAATACCGAAATGAAATGTTCCGGCGCACCGCTAAAATATACTTTTATTGTGCGTGATTACCTCCACCGTCGCGGTACATTAAGTAAATCCCATATCAGCTATAACAGTAACAACGGCTCGTTCTTCAGCGTACCGATTGTTTCTGAAAAAGTACGTATGATGTTCGAAGAACGCGATATTCATTACCACTACCATCGCATCTTAAAAGCGATTGATCCCGTCAAACGTATTGCTACCTTTGAAAGTAAAGACGAAGGTAAAGTAGAACTACCGTACGATTTTATTAATGTTATTCCACCGCAAGTTGCGCCTGATGCCGTTCGAAACTCACCGTTAGCTTGGCAAACCGGCCCATGGAAAAACGAAGGTTGGATGGAAGTATCGAAAAGCACCCTTCGCCATGTTCGTTATCCGAATGTGTTCGGGGTAGGCGATATTGCCGGCGTACCGAAAGGTAAAACGGCCGCCAGCGTAAAATGGCAAGTGCCAGTTGCAGTGGATCATCTGATTTGCGAGCTGCAAGGCAAAGAAAGCAAACAAATTTACAACGGATACACCTCTTGCCCATTGATTACCGAAGTCGGACGAGCGATGTTGGTTGAATTTGATTATAACAACAATTTGCAACCGTCTTTCCCGGGCATAATCCACCCGTTAGAAGACTCGTGGACAAGTTGGTTGCTCGAAACTATCGGTTTAAAACCGACTTATCTCAGTATGTTACGTGGTAAAGCCTAA
- a CDS encoding YgaP family membrane protein, with the protein MKANVGGIDKVLRIVIGALLTLLAVTGTVGIWGYLGVIILLSGVFSRCGLYALFGINTAQNCPVCPFKKK; encoded by the coding sequence ATGAAAGCGAATGTCGGTGGCATTGATAAAGTATTACGTATCGTAATCGGCGCACTGCTTACCTTACTTGCCGTAACCGGTACCGTAGGTATTTGGGGATATTTAGGGGTAATTATACTGCTAAGCGGTGTTTTTTCCCGCTGCGGATTGTACGCACTGTTCGGCATTAATACCGCTCAGAACTGCCCGGTTTGTCCGTTCAAAAAGAAATAA
- a CDS encoding ArsR/SmtB family transcription factor, with product MNEIFEKAGDASNFLKLLANPNRLAILCCLLEKECNVSELCQAIGIPQAATSNQLAILREAGIIVAEVNHRERVYRIEDEKVKAILGVLYKFYCE from the coding sequence ATGAATGAGATTTTTGAAAAGGCGGGCGATGCGAGTAATTTTCTGAAATTATTGGCAAACCCGAATCGATTGGCGATTTTATGCTGTTTATTGGAAAAAGAGTGCAATGTCAGCGAGTTATGCCAAGCTATCGGCATACCGCAAGCCGCAACTTCTAACCAATTGGCAATATTGCGAGAAGCCGGAATTATTGTGGCGGAAGTGAATCATCGCGAACGAGTTTATCGAATAGAAGATGAAAAAGTGAAAGCGATTTTAGGGGTATTATATAAATTTTATTGCGAATAA
- the nfsA gene encoding oxygen-insensitive NADPH nitroreductase encodes MISKPTLETILSHRSIRKFTEQPISEELFQTLIQAGQQASTSNHLQCVSVIRVKDPVIRRHLRDVSGMTYVTACAEFLVFCIDFNKHKQLVPDSQLDWAEVSVIGAVDTGIFAQNVLLAAESVGLGGVYIGALRNDVARVAEVLGLPQYCVPLVGMCLGYPAQDPERKPRLPLSLVCYEDQYQALDQAELAKYNEILTAYYQARTGEGQQWQTAIDKTLNKAVRPHMLPFFQQQGLLKR; translated from the coding sequence ATGATAAGCAAACCAACATTAGAAACGATCCTTTCTCATCGTTCAATTCGTAAATTTACCGAACAACCTATCTCAGAAGAACTCTTCCAAACGCTCATTCAAGCCGGACAACAAGCATCAACTTCGAATCATTTACAATGTGTGAGCGTCATTCGTGTAAAAGATCCTGTGATTCGCCGACATTTACGTGACGTATCGGGTATGACGTATGTTACCGCATGTGCCGAGTTTTTAGTTTTTTGTATCGATTTTAACAAACATAAGCAATTAGTGCCGGATTCCCAATTGGATTGGGCGGAAGTGAGTGTAATCGGTGCGGTCGATACGGGCATTTTTGCACAGAATGTTTTGCTTGCGGCGGAGTCCGTCGGTTTGGGCGGCGTATATATCGGTGCATTGCGTAACGATGTTGCCAGAGTGGCGGAGGTGCTGGGATTACCGCAATATTGTGTGCCGTTAGTCGGTATGTGTTTAGGTTATCCGGCTCAAGATCCCGAACGAAAACCGCGTTTGCCGCTAAGTTTGGTATGCTATGAAGATCAATATCAAGCGTTAGATCAAGCTGAGCTTGCAAAATATAACGAAATTTTGACCGCTTATTATCAGGCGAGAACCGGTGAAGGACAACAATGGCAAACGGCGATTGATAAAACGTTAAATAAAGCGGTTCGCCCGCATATGTTACCGTTTTTTCAACAACAAGGATTGCTGAAACGATGA
- a CDS encoding ATP-grasp domain-containing protein, producing MRFLMLCREPRLYSCQRLQQACEQRGISLDILDPNRMLIKLAVEQGKSIFRLYYQAGEPYDKNRPLPELLPKYDAVLPRFGTASTEMGCRVLRYFEAQRIKVLNNATAFRLARDKWQSLQVLAEAQITVPATSFAGELCSFNGHLSQHHLPMVMKTLSGSQGVGVMLAESYPTAQSVLETLHQANINYLLQDFVTESKGQDIRAFVIGDRVIAAMQRSGNEGEFRANLHRGGNAKWIYLNEAEQKLAVDAAKAIGLDVAGVDLIRSYNGLAVLEVNASPGLEGIENASGVDIAGLMIEYLLNKQNVPH from the coding sequence ATGAGATTCTTAATGTTATGTCGAGAGCCTCGTTTATATAGCTGTCAGCGTTTACAACAGGCTTGTGAGCAACGGGGAATTAGCTTAGATATTCTTGACCCGAATCGGATGCTTATAAAATTAGCCGTAGAGCAAGGTAAATCGATTTTCCGCCTTTATTATCAAGCGGGAGAACCTTATGATAAAAATCGACCGTTGCCCGAATTGTTACCGAAATATGATGCGGTATTACCTCGTTTCGGTACGGCTAGTACCGAAATGGGTTGCCGAGTTTTACGTTATTTTGAAGCTCAACGCATTAAGGTCTTGAACAATGCAACCGCTTTTCGTTTGGCAAGAGATAAATGGCAAAGTTTGCAAGTGTTGGCGGAGGCGCAAATTACCGTTCCTGCTACCTCATTTGCCGGAGAACTTTGTTCTTTTAACGGTCATTTATCGCAACATCATTTGCCGATGGTAATGAAAACGTTATCCGGCTCACAGGGTGTCGGAGTGATGTTGGCGGAGAGTTATCCGACCGCTCAAAGCGTATTGGAAACATTACATCAAGCCAACATTAATTATTTATTGCAAGATTTTGTGACGGAATCAAAAGGGCAAGATATTCGTGCTTTTGTTATCGGTGATCGTGTAATTGCTGCAATGCAACGTTCAGGTAATGAGGGCGAATTCAGAGCGAATCTTCACCGAGGGGGTAATGCTAAATGGATTTATCTAAACGAAGCAGAACAAAAATTAGCGGTCGATGCGGCGAAAGCTATCGGTTTAGATGTGGCCGGAGTGGATTTAATACGCTCTTATAACGGTTTAGCCGTATTGGAAGTGAATGCCAGCCCAGGCTTAGAAGGTATTGAAAATGCAAGCGGTGTAGATATTGCGGGTTTAATGATTGAATATCTGCTCAATAAACAAAACGTCCCTCATTGA
- a CDS encoding YdcF family protein, which produces MLLLTKLLTAIILPPFNSLILWFSSLLLYKLQFRKLSRFCTVFGIAILYICSTPYFSHKLIQAVTFSEKFTIEDYKKAQAIIVLGGGVRNSDELFGDYAIAAAPLERMRYAAYLHRQTGLPILVTGGSPEGREPEAKIMTQELHDFFGIQVKWLESKANTTAQNARLSKNILNRESISHIILVTNQWHMKRAKMLFEREGFNVLAAGTTAHQALDMGILPFIPQAQALQNSSIALKEWIGYWKEKLTG; this is translated from the coding sequence ATGTTATTGCTGACCAAACTTCTTACCGCAATTATTTTGCCACCGTTCAATTCGCTTATTCTATGGTTCTCGTCCTTACTGCTGTATAAATTACAGTTTAGAAAATTAAGCCGTTTCTGTACGGTATTTGGGATTGCGATTCTCTATATTTGTAGTACGCCGTATTTCTCTCATAAATTGATTCAAGCGGTCACTTTTAGTGAAAAATTTACTATTGAAGACTACAAAAAAGCCCAAGCGATTATTGTGCTGGGCGGCGGAGTACGTAATAGCGATGAACTTTTCGGTGATTATGCGATTGCCGCTGCACCGTTGGAACGTATGCGTTATGCTGCTTACCTACATAGACAGACCGGTTTACCGATTTTAGTTACCGGCGGTAGCCCGGAAGGTAGAGAACCGGAGGCTAAAATTATGACGCAAGAGTTGCATGATTTCTTTGGCATACAAGTAAAATGGCTTGAATCGAAAGCCAATACTACAGCACAAAATGCACGATTAAGTAAAAATATACTTAATCGGGAAAGTATCAGTCATATTATTCTCGTCACAAATCAGTGGCATATGAAACGGGCAAAAATGCTGTTTGAAAGAGAAGGGTTTAACGTGCTTGCCGCCGGCACCACCGCCCATCAAGCACTGGACATGGGTATTTTACCTTTTATCCCACAAGCGCAAGCACTACAAAACAGTAGTATTGCCCTTAAAGAATGGATTGGATATTGGAAAGAAAAATTGACGGGCTGA